The Polynucleobacter sp. MWH-UH35A genomic interval CGAATCATATTGCTCACCAAAAGCACTCTGTGTGTTTGTCATGCGAGCTACACGGCCATCCATTCCATCGAGCACTAAGGAAGCAAAAATGGCTATCGCAGCAATTTCAAACTGGTGGTTCATCGCATTCACAATCGCAAAGAATCCACAAAACAATGCGGCAGTCGTAAATGCATTTGGTAAAAGATAGATGCCCTTGCTACGTAAGCGGGGCTTTTGAGGGTGCAACTCCTCTACTTCATAATCGACCCCATCACCCAACTCTTCCGCCCAAAGTTGCTCAGAGGATTGGGTATGACGGTGAGAGAGGCGGCTACGGTCAATACGGCCACGACGGCGAAATGTGCTCAAAGCGTATCCCAGTAAAAGATTTGAATCAATCCAAGCCAGGCAAACGTGCCAAGGCTGTATTCGTTGCAAATACTTTATCACCAACAGAAACCAATGGCTCTGCAGTTAAGGGTAAATACACATCAACACGGGATCCAAAGCGAATAAAGCCGTAACGCTCACCCGCCTTCAGGCGGTCACCAATATGGATATAGCAAAGAATGCGACGAGCAATCAGACCTGCAACTTGAACTAGAGTCACCATTTGACCGTTGGCATCAATTACAACAGCATTGCGCTCATTCTCAGTTGAAGCTTTATCTAAATCTGCATTCACAAACTTGCCTGGGAAATACTGAATCTCTTTAAC includes:
- a CDS encoding phosphatidylserine decarboxylase, whose protein sequence is MMYPHPIIAKEGWPYLALVGAVTLLVHYLGGIAWSWPLWIIFIFVLQFFRDPQRIPALGRDLVLSPADGRIVVVEKANDPYAGREALKISVFMNVFNVHSNRSAVNGLVKEIQYFPGKFVNADLDKASTENERNAVVIDANGQMVTLVQVAGLIARRILCYIHIGDRLKAGERYGFIRFGSRVDVYLPLTAEPLVSVGDKVFATNTALARLPGLD